One segment of Chionomys nivalis chromosome 1, mChiNiv1.1, whole genome shotgun sequence DNA contains the following:
- the Fgfr1op2 gene encoding FGFR1 oncogene partner 2 isoform X1 has product MSCTIEKALADAKTLVERLRDHDDAAESLIEQTTALSKRVEAMKQYQEEIQELNEVARHRPRSTLVMGIQQENKQIRELQQENKELRTSLEEHQSALELIMSKYREQMFRLLMASKKDDPGIIMKLKEQHSKIDMVHRNHCGGVFLDASRHILEAPQRGLERRHLEADQNELEAHVDQIAEMAAVMRKAIEIDEQQGCKEQERIFQLEQENKGLREILQITRESFLNLRKDDASESTSLSAFVTNSDLSLRKS; this is encoded by the exons ATGAGCTGCACAATCGAGAAGGCACTTGCTGATGCGAAAACCCTTGTGGAAAGGTTGCGCGATCATGACGATGCGGCGGAGTCCCTCATCGAGCAGACCACGGCCCTCAGCAAGAGAGTGGAAGCCATGAAGCAG TATCAGGAAGAAATCCAAGAACTTAATGAAGTTGCAAGGCATCGGCCAAGGTCCACACTGGTTATGGGAATCCAGCAAGAAAACAAGCAGATCCGAGAACTGCAGCAGGAGAACAAAG AACTGCGAACATCCTTGGAAGAGCACCAGTCTGCCCTGGAACTGATAATGAGCAAGTATCGAGAGCAGATGTTCAGATTGCTCATGGCGAGCAAGAAGGATGACCCAGGTATAATAATGAAGTTAAAAGAGCAGCATTCAAAG ATTGACATGGTACACCGTAACCACTGTGGAGGAGTCTTCCTCGATGCGTCTCGACACATCCTCGAAGCACCTCAGCGTGGACTGGAGAGGCGGCACTTGGAAGCAGATCAGAAT GAGTTGGAAGCACATGTTGACCAGATTGCCGAGATGGCAGCAGTGATGAGAAAAGCCATTGAAATTGACGAACAGCAGGGTTGCAAGGAACAGGAGCGAATTTTTCAACTCGAA CAAGAAAACAAAGGCTTGCGAGAGATCCTTCAGATAACCCGAGAGTCCTTTCTGAACCTTCGGAAGGATGATGCATCAGAGAGTACATCCTTATCTGCCTTCGTGACTAACAGCGACCTGAGTCTGAGGAAGAGCTGA
- the Fgfr1op2 gene encoding FGFR1 oncogene partner 2 isoform X2 gives MSCTIEKALADAKTLVERLRDHDDAAESLIEQTTALSKRVEAMKQYQEEIQELNEVARHRPRSTLVMGIQQENKQIRELQQENKELRTSLEEHQSALELIMSKYREQMFRLLMASKKDDPGIIMKLKEQHSKELEAHVDQIAEMAAVMRKAIEIDEQQGCKEQERIFQLEQENKGLREILQITRESFLNLRKDDASESTSLSAFVTNSDLSLRKS, from the exons ATGAGCTGCACAATCGAGAAGGCACTTGCTGATGCGAAAACCCTTGTGGAAAGGTTGCGCGATCATGACGATGCGGCGGAGTCCCTCATCGAGCAGACCACGGCCCTCAGCAAGAGAGTGGAAGCCATGAAGCAG TATCAGGAAGAAATCCAAGAACTTAATGAAGTTGCAAGGCATCGGCCAAGGTCCACACTGGTTATGGGAATCCAGCAAGAAAACAAGCAGATCCGAGAACTGCAGCAGGAGAACAAAG AACTGCGAACATCCTTGGAAGAGCACCAGTCTGCCCTGGAACTGATAATGAGCAAGTATCGAGAGCAGATGTTCAGATTGCTCATGGCGAGCAAGAAGGATGACCCAGGTATAATAATGAAGTTAAAAGAGCAGCATTCAAAG GAGTTGGAAGCACATGTTGACCAGATTGCCGAGATGGCAGCAGTGATGAGAAAAGCCATTGAAATTGACGAACAGCAGGGTTGCAAGGAACAGGAGCGAATTTTTCAACTCGAA CAAGAAAACAAAGGCTTGCGAGAGATCCTTCAGATAACCCGAGAGTCCTTTCTGAACCTTCGGAAGGATGATGCATCAGAGAGTACATCCTTATCTGCCTTCGTGACTAACAGCGACCTGAGTCTGAGGAAGAGCTGA